The DNA region GATAAATTACCCAAAGCAAGCTGTTCCGTTAATAATTTTTGTTCGAGTAAAAATTCAAAACAAGCAATGGCCAGTTCAATATAGGCCTGTTCTTTTAAAGCAGTCAATAAAATTGGAAACAATTCTTTTTCCTGAATCCATTTTAAATAGGTATGGAAGTTTTCTTGAGTCGTCATAAAACGAAGCGGACTCAAGCGAATGGAGTGTTCGATCGTTGGACTGATTTTTGAATAATATTCGTCCAGACTGTTTTCCGATAAATAATAATGGAATTGAACTAGTTGATTTTTAAATGCAGTTTCGTCCACTGAAAGTTTTAAATAAAGCAATTCTTGGTGCAGTTGTATCTTTTTTGGATTGATGAGAATCTGCAATGCATTCCATTCTGTTTGGGATAATTTAGGATGCAAGATTCGAAGCCATTTAATTTTTTCAGGGTCTTTAAGTTCCTGATGGGTTTGTAAAAAATAATTAAATGCATTTTCCGGATTTCGTTCTCTGAATTTTTCAAAGGCATAAAGCCGTTGATCCAATTTTGAAAACTGCAAAGGATGTTCCTGGTGTTGTTCTGATAAAATGTGAAATTCCGGAAACAGAGTAGCCAGTTGTTGTCCAACGGGTCCAAGAAAAGCTTGCATAAAATTTGCAACGTTCAAATCAGTTCGCGCCCATTCCATTAAAGGAACCAGGATATTTACCGGAAACGAAATTGACTTTCGCTTAAGAAAATGAGTCCATTCAAAAAACAAATCCGATTCTTTTAATTGGATGCCCGCCAGAAGAAATCGATGCAAAGGAGCAGATTGGCATTGAGTGGGAATGTCCACGGTATGGTCAATATCAAGGCTTAAATAAGATGCTCCTTTCACAAGAATGTAAGATTTTACGAGATCCTGAATGGTAATTTCCAGTTCATTTCGGTTAATTCCATACAAGAGACGGGCTGATAAGCTTTCTAAAAGATTAAATTCCTGATTTTCAGTTGATTCGATATTAGAATGGGAATGTGTCAAAGGATTGTCAATAGTTTGGTGAATCGATCCGGATGTATATATATTTGCGCGTCTTTTTAAAACATATATTCAATAAATCATATGACAAACATAGGTCGCGTATCTCAAATCATTGGTCCTGTTGTGGATGTTAGTTTTTCAGGAGAAGGCTCACAGCTTCCAGAAATTTATAATGCCTTGTGTATCAAGCGCCCAGGAAAGGATGACCTCATCCTTGAAGTGCAACAGCATTTAGGGGAAGACAGTGTACGTGCCGTGGCAATGGACTCAACAGACGGTTTAACCCGTGGTGCGGAAGTTATAGATTTAAAAGAAACCATCTCCATGCCGGTGGGAGAAGACATCAAAGGCCGCCTTTTTAATGTGGTGGGTCAGGCCATTGACGGTTTGGGAGATGTATCAAAGAAACATAAATATTCCATTCATAAGAAACCACCGACCTACGAAGATTTATCTACCGAAACGGAAGTTTTGTTTACCGGTATCAAGGTGATTGACCTGATTGAACCTTATTCAAAAGGAGGAAAAATTGGTTTATTCGGAGGTGCCGGTGTTGGTAAAACCGTATTAATTCAAGAGTTGATCAACAACATCGCAAAGGGTTATGGTGGATTGTCTGTATTTGCAGGAGTAGGAGAGCGTACCCGTGAAGGAAATGACTTATTGCGTGAGATGATTGAAGCAGGAATTATTAAGTACGGCGATGATTTTATCCACAGCATGGAAAGCGGTGGATGGGATTTGAGTAAAGTAAACATGGAAGGATTGAAAGATTCAAAAGCCACGTTTATTTTTGGACAAATGAATGAACCACCAGGTGCCCGTGCCCGTGTTGCGCTTTCAGGTTTAACGGTTGCAGAATATTTCCGTGATGGCGATTTAAATGATCCAGCCGGAGGAAAAGATATTTTATTCTTTATTGATAATATTTTCCGTTTCACACAAGCCGGATCAGAAGTATCGGCTTTATTAGGTCGTATGCCATCAGCGGTAGGATATCAGCCAACCCTGGCATCTGAAATGGGTTTGATGCAAGAACGGATCACTTCTACCAAGAGAGGATCAATTACCTCTGTACAAGCAGTTTATGTGCCTGCGGATGACTTGACGGATCCAGCTCCGGCAACTACGTTTGCTCACCTGGATGCTACTACTGTATTAAGTCGTAAAATTGCTTCATTGGGTATTTATCCTGCTGTGGATCCATTGGATTCAACCTCACGAATTTTGGATCCGCTGGTTATTGGAGAACATCATTACAATACGGCACAACGCGTAAAAGGAATCTTACAACGATACAATGAATTGTTAGACATCATTGCCATCCTGGGGATGGAAGAATTGTCTGAAGAAGATAAATTAGTAGTACACCGCGCTCGTCGTGTACAACGTTTCTTATCACAACCATTCCACGTAGCAGAACAGTTTACAGGGATTAAAGGTGTATTTGTTCCAATTGATGAAACCATCAGAGGATTTAATATGATTATGGATGGTGAAGTGGATGAATATCCGGAAGCTGCTTTCAACTTAGTTGGAACGATCGATGATGCAATTGCAAAAGGTAAAAAATTATTAGCAGAAGCATCCAATTAATCGGAATGAAAGTCTATATCCTTACACCTGAAAAAACATTGTACGAAGGAGAAGCAAAAGCAATCATCGTACCTGGAACGCATGGCCAATTTGAAGTGTTGGATCGACATGCACCCATTGTTTCTTCATTAACCAAAGGAAGTGTACAACTCACCGATGAAAAAGGTCAAAAACACGATTTCCCCATCTCCAAAGGTTTTATTGAGGTGATGCAGAATGAGGTGAATGTGTTGGTGAGACAGGGATAATTCAATTAAGAATTAAAAATTAAGAATTAAGAATTACGAATTATGGGAGCGGTTCGAGAATCCTGCGGACTCTCGGGAAATATTAATTTATTCGACAAAAAAAAATAGATTTTTTTGACAACTGTACACTCACTCCTGCCTCTTGATCTATGGCTTCATATTTCTTGTTAGATTTTCCTGCTTAACTGCTTTTTCGTATTTGCTGTGAAATTGATTTTGAATGGTTTTAAAATCGGATTCGGATTTTGAAACTTCTGCTTGCAATGTTTGAATGCGATCGATAACTAAATTGGAGGGTCGTTGTTCTTCGCTTACCACACTGGCGTATGCATCAGAAATTCGTTCGCGTAATTTTTCTTCGTCAGCAAAAATGGATTTTTGTTTAGTCGCTAATAAGTTACTGCGTAATTGTTCTAATGAATCAAGGTATCGTTGCGCCAGGATCACATTCTTTTTGTTTTTCATTTTATCTTTTAACTCGCGAATCTCTTTTTGTTGATTGGAAATTGATTCTACTGTGCGCGCGAGTTGTTCGTGCATATAATAATATTTCATGCAAACTTCGTACTGAAGTTTACGATCGGAAAGAGAATAATTTTCTTTATCCTGGTGAATCAATTGAAAGGTATCGAGATAAGTTTGGTTTCCTACAACCAATTTTAGTTGATAATTTCCTGGCAATACTTTTGGAGCTCCGAAAGCACCAAAATCCAACTTGGTTCCACCTTCAGCGACTTTTGCAGGTTTCATGCGTTGATTCCAGTACACTTTATTGATTCCTTTTCTTTTAGTCGTATTGAGTGCCTGAATTAATTTTCCTTCCATATCCAGCACTTCCATTTTAACTTCACCATTCATTACACGATCTTTCAAATAATATTGAAAGGGTTTTATATCGTCTGGATTTCCTGCAACCCAGCCTCCACTAAAAGGGGATCCTCCTCCATATTTTCCAGTTGTCAATTCCATTTCTTTTGTATCAAACAGCACTACGTTTTTTTCAGCAATGCTTTTACTCATGTTTCGGATTACAGAAATATCATCGATGACATAAATCCCACGGCCATGGGTTCCTACGACCAATGAATGTTCGCGTGGATGAATTTGAATATCCCGTGTCAATGCATAATCCGGAATATTATTCTTCATTCGAAACCATTCCATTCCACCGTCTAAACTGGCAAACAATCCCAATTCAGTTCCCAGAAACAATACATTTTTATTGACGAGATCTTCTTTGATTTTATGAGCAAATCCAGTAAACTCTTTACTTTGAATTCTGGTAAATGTTTTACCCAAATCAGTTGATTTGATTACATAGGTTTGATGATCTCCATAAGTATGATTGTCTAAGGTTATGTAAACAGTATTTTGATCGAAGTTGGATGCTTCGATACTGCTGATCCAGGTCTGTGGAGGGACGCCTGTTGCTATATAATTGCCAGATAAGTTTTTCCAGGTTTTGCCGCCATCAGTTGTGAGTTGTAAATTTCCATCGTCTGTGCCGGCCCAAATTAAATTTTCATTGAGTGGAGATTCTGTAAGGGTGAAAATAGTACAATGGTTTTCTGCGCTGGTGTTGTCTGCGCTTAATCCACCACTGTTTTCCTGTTGTTGTTTTTTCTTGTCATTGGTAGTGAGATCCGGCGAAATAACAGACCAGTTTCTTCCTTGATCTGTTGATTTGAAAATATATTGTGCGGCAACATAGAGGTTTTTCTTATTTTTTGCACCACAAACAATTGGACTGTTCCAATTCCATCGTAATTTTTCTTGTGATGCGGTTTGCTGTGGTTTTATATTATAGGATTTGAAAGTCCTTAAATCAATCCGGGCTGAATTGCCTCCCTGACTTTCAGCATAAACAATGTTAGAATCCAGTGGATCCGGTACCGTCCAAAATCCATCTCCCCAATAGACCGTTTTCCAATCTCCATTGCCAATGCCACCGGGATTTGCACTGGGACCTACCCAGGAACCATTGTCCTGCAATCCGCCATAAATTCTAAAAGGATTTTCGTTATCAATCGCTACATGATAAAATTGACCAACAGGTAAATTGTGACAAAAAATCCAGGTCGCACCCCGGTCATTGCTGATGTATACGCCTCCATCGGTTCCCAGATACATGTTGCTGGTATTTTGTGGATTGATCCAAAGGGCGTGGTGATCACTGTGTACCCATCCGCCATCGTAACTCGCATCATTGAATGAATAACCACCATCATCTGAATATGAAAATTGAAAAGCCGGACGATACACCCGTTTAGGATCTTTTGGATCAATAACCAAGGTTGAAAAATAAAATGGGCGAGACACCACATTGAGTGTGGCACTTTGTGATTTCCAAGATTCCCCATGATCTGACGAAATGTATAAGCCGGTATTGTTGGATTCTACAATAGCCAATAAATTTTCAGGGGCGCTGGGTGCCAATGCAATCGCCACCCTGCCAAAATCACCTTCTGGCAATCCTTTGGTTATTTTGCGCCAGTTTGCACCCCCATCTTCACTTTTATAAAAAGCAGATCCTTTTCCACCAGATTCAAACGTAAAAGCTTTGCGTCTGAATTCCCAGGTGGTGGCATAAAGTATGTTGGGTTGATTTGGGTGAATTGCCAAATCGGCGCAACCTGTTTTTTGATCGATGTATAATATTTTGGTCCAGCTTTTACCGGCATCGATGGATTTATAAAGTCCGCGATGCGGACTGTCAGACCACAAAGCACCGGGAGCGGCTACATAAATGGTGTTTGAATTTTTTGGATCAATTATAATTTTTGAAATGTGTTCGGTACTGTCCAAACCAATTTTGACCCAGTTTTCACCCGCATCCGTAGATTTATACAATCCCACCCCAATGGATACGGAGTTACGCATATTGCTTTCTCCGGTACCTACATACAGTGTGGAAGGATTTGCCTGATCAATGGCGATGGCACCAATAGACTGGCAATATTTATCAAAAATGGGTTTGAAGGAAGCACCGGCATTGGTAGATTTCCAAACGCCTCCACCAGCAGTTCCAATGTACAAGGTTCGGGGTTCAGTATTGACGCCTTCAATGGCTGTGATTCTTCCGCTCATGGTCCCAGGTCCCAGTGCACGGGCTTCCAGTGATCCAAAGGTTGAAGCATTGATTTTGGTTTGTGAAAAGGAATTGTGCGTAACCAATAGGCAAAACAGACAAAGAGCTAAAAATCGCATTGTATTATAGTATTTAAGTTCAAAAATAGTCTTTAGTTCTAATGCAGTTAGATTCATAGACTAAAAGCAAGGAATTAACGACAAAAATACCCGGTTTTATGTAAATACGAAGATATTCGT from Saprospiraceae bacterium includes:
- a CDS encoding F0F1 ATP synthase subunit beta codes for the protein MTNIGRVSQIIGPVVDVSFSGEGSQLPEIYNALCIKRPGKDDLILEVQQHLGEDSVRAVAMDSTDGLTRGAEVIDLKETISMPVGEDIKGRLFNVVGQAIDGLGDVSKKHKYSIHKKPPTYEDLSTETEVLFTGIKVIDLIEPYSKGGKIGLFGGAGVGKTVLIQELINNIAKGYGGLSVFAGVGERTREGNDLLREMIEAGIIKYGDDFIHSMESGGWDLSKVNMEGLKDSKATFIFGQMNEPPGARARVALSGLTVAEYFRDGDLNDPAGGKDILFFIDNIFRFTQAGSEVSALLGRMPSAVGYQPTLASEMGLMQERITSTKRGSITSVQAVYVPADDLTDPAPATTFAHLDATTVLSRKIASLGIYPAVDPLDSTSRILDPLVIGEHHYNTAQRVKGILQRYNELLDIIAILGMEELSEEDKLVVHRARRVQRFLSQPFHVAEQFTGIKGVFVPIDETIRGFNMIMDGEVDEYPEAAFNLVGTIDDAIAKGKKLLAEASN
- the atpC gene encoding ATP synthase F1 subunit epsilon; translation: MKVYILTPEKTLYEGEAKAIIVPGTHGQFEVLDRHAPIVSSLTKGSVQLTDEKGQKHDFPISKGFIEVMQNEVNVLVRQG
- a CDS encoding glycosyl hydrolase; this translates as MRFLALCLFCLLVTHNSFSQTKINASTFGSLEARALGPGTMSGRITAIEGVNTEPRTLYIGTAGGGVWKSTNAGASFKPIFDKYCQSIGAIAIDQANPSTLYVGTGESNMRNSVSIGVGLYKSTDAGENWVKIGLDSTEHISKIIIDPKNSNTIYVAAPGALWSDSPHRGLYKSIDAGKSWTKILYIDQKTGCADLAIHPNQPNILYATTWEFRRKAFTFESGGKGSAFYKSEDGGANWRKITKGLPEGDFGRVAIALAPSAPENLLAIVESNNTGLYISSDHGESWKSQSATLNVVSRPFYFSTLVIDPKDPKRVYRPAFQFSYSDDGGYSFNDASYDGGWVHSDHHALWINPQNTSNMYLGTDGGVYISNDRGATWIFCHNLPVGQFYHVAIDNENPFRIYGGLQDNGSWVGPSANPGGIGNGDWKTVYWGDGFWTVPDPLDSNIVYAESQGGNSARIDLRTFKSYNIKPQQTASQEKLRWNWNSPIVCGAKNKKNLYVAAQYIFKSTDQGRNWSVISPDLTTNDKKKQQQENSGGLSADNTSAENHCTIFTLTESPLNENLIWAGTDDGNLQLTTDGGKTWKNLSGNYIATGVPPQTWISSIEASNFDQNTVYITLDNHTYGDHQTYVIKSTDLGKTFTRIQSKEFTGFAHKIKEDLVNKNVLFLGTELGLFASLDGGMEWFRMKNNIPDYALTRDIQIHPREHSLVVGTHGRGIYVIDDISVIRNMSKSIAEKNVVLFDTKEMELTTGKYGGGSPFSGGWVAGNPDDIKPFQYYLKDRVMNGEVKMEVLDMEGKLIQALNTTKRKGINKVYWNQRMKPAKVAEGGTKLDFGAFGAPKVLPGNYQLKLVVGNQTYLDTFQLIHQDKENYSLSDRKLQYEVCMKYYYMHEQLARTVESISNQQKEIRELKDKMKNKKNVILAQRYLDSLEQLRSNLLATKQKSIFADEEKLRERISDAYASVVSEEQRPSNLVIDRIQTLQAEVSKSESDFKTIQNQFHSKYEKAVKQENLTRNMKP